Sequence from the Zeugodacus cucurbitae isolate PBARC_wt_2022May chromosome 2, idZeuCucr1.2, whole genome shotgun sequence genome:
CCTACTCAGAATCgcccttgccaacaggtgctactgtgGTCTGAATAggctttgaaaagtaaagacctcTCTCGACGAGCAAAAACCAAACAGTCCTCCTACAACCTACAAGTCTCGCATCATTctcgttctgctttatggtgcagaagcatggacgaagTCAACATCCTATGGTCCGAAAACTTATCACCCCctggaaatattatttaaagaaactAAAATAGTGCAATTAATAAAAAGGAAGAATGAAGAGAAGATAGTCACcaatatttcttaaattcaaAATGCTTTAAACATCCGAATCAGAACGCTGTAAAACACCAAGTTTATTTCTACAAGGTATTAAGTGTGAGTTTGTTTGAAATGATTTATTTTCTGAGGTGCCACATATGTGTTACGATAACATTCATGTGACAACACAAAGTATTACGAAAAGGATCATTAATATTGAACTACGGTCGTTTTTTCAATCACAATTTTGTGCAAAGAAAAAAGTAGAACATTTCCTACATATAGacgaatatgtatgtgtgtagattTATGGGTATAATAAGCGCACACCATCCTTCGCAACAGCAACGCCCCATCAACGTGCCTCCGCGCAATAATGCACTTAATGTTTATTCGACCCTCCCATCGAGTAACCCCATTTTTATCGCATTTACTTATGTATAGTactctatttttatactttttatttcgaATCATGTTTGACTTAAAGTACGTCCGTAGTGCGTGGTCAGTGTTGCAATGCACTCGGCACGCTCGCTGCACCGCACTTTGGGTTATGCTCATGAAAGTGCTCAAAAAGTGAAAAGAGCCACACTCATAAAACGCAATGGAGCCGCCTTTCACCTTTTTCAAGTGGAGTACTTGTGGCAGGTGCCGCGTTTCATTTGTGATGACCATCATTAGTAAGTACATGTTTACAGGGGGTCTCAATGGGAGAAGTTCGTTGAAGGTTACATAGCATTGTCGGACGTGAATGTTTGAAGGTGAAACTGAGACTGGCGATTCGGCGATGTGCACATTTTTAGTTGTTGAAAGGGTTCACATGAACTTTGTTCAAAGTTGATGGTTTTCTAGGTGTCTAGTACGTCAGGTTTGCGGTGATTCGATCATCCAATAAAGTATAAACATagcttttttgttgtagtaaacATATACCGGTCTTAGATcggatacaaatacaaatggcCTGTAAGGAGTCGATGAGTCACAGCGCATTGAGAATATCAACTAACACAAGTTTCTTCAGGTATCGCCGCTCATAGATGAGGTCATTATCATAAATTTCGCATTTCTGAATCTGAGAACTGACTGTAGTGAAAATGTTGCCATCTCGCTCTCAAAAATTCGCTCAGAGAAGTATCTCGttcaatatattataatactaggaaaataattttaaggtgTTTCTTCCGAGTTGACAGTCTTGGACAGACATATATTCAGgggtttaaaaaataacgggaatttcactGGTTtgaagagccaaaggctataccaaaaatcaagtttgagaagtgtttcggcgattggaagaagcgctggcattaGTACTAAATATCGAATAGGGCCTATTTGAAGGccaaaatattaatgtagaggattaagaaatatttttctcaaaaaattaaaattagtctTATTTCTTaccactattgttgttgtggtagtggcataaaacattctccaactaattttgaggaatgctgccaatttgacagtccttgCCCAGACTGGGGTTCGTTCTATTTACACACTAAGAACCGATTGTCTTGGGTACTCGACCTCGTACTTAGCTAAATTAGAACAAGAATGAAGCGGAAAATTATAAATaggtttacatatgaaaattataaataggtTTACATATCTTTGAAATGGTTTAGCAATAATattgaactattttttttatgatattttattacatatacattcatacatattaatgtacgagtataataaaaaaggcAACTTTAGAAAAATCTTAACTTCTTTATAcatgtgtttataaataaatatttttgaaaaaaattacgtGGAATAGGCATtttcaaaatccaaaaaaaaattgacaaatatCAAACAATTAGTTCCTTGACTCGAGCAATCAAATCCTGTTTGTTCATTTTTGAAGGAACCTGCACATCAAAATGTGTTTTCAAAATATCACGGAGTTGAGCAACCGTACAACCACCCAACGTGTCATTATTGACCAACTGCTGCACATAGTTAAGTTGCTTCAAACTATCCGTATCCGCTTTAGGTACTTTGGGAGCACTTGCACCGGAAGCATCAGAGCCCGCACGCTTTTTCGCTACCTCGACATCATCAccgaatatttcatttaagcgAGGTATGATTTTTGCAATGCGCTCATCCTGTCGCTTGGCATCCGGCATGCCACTAAGACCGGCATTGTCAGTTTTTATATTCAACGCCAAAGCCAGTATATTAGACTGCAATGCCTCCACTGTTGGATCAACAAGAACATTCGGCTGGAATGTTGTACGTAATTTACTGACAactttttcaaaagctttcacgCCTTCTTCAGGCGACTCATTCTGCATGCTATTCCAATTTTCAAAATCTATATTACGTATATGTTTGGCAAAAGGCAGATATACTATCTTAAATCCATCGCCATATAATAGCGGTTTTGATGTATCATCCGCGGCAGCAGCACCGTCAACGGGAATTAAAGCAACATAACGTGGAATTGATTTACGCTTACGCATAAATAAGCAAATAGCCATTTTATTGCGCTCCAAACATCGTTCCCAAAGTGCACGAAATAGACGTTTCGATCCACTGACACCCTTTTCATTGGGATACATAAAGTTTTGCGGTTTATAATACCAGTTTTCTGGCAACTCGGAAATCGGTTTAAAACCGAGTAACATCATGCCCGGTGCATGTAGATTTCGCACGCGATTTATTTGCTCAGGGGTAATGCGTATAGGCATGGCACCTAGATTAATCTCGTACCACCCACCGCTTTGTTTAACTTGATGCTCTTCAACAATATCCATAGTTTCTTCAGATTGCTTACGCACCATAATAACACGCTTTTGCTGTACGATTGAATTATCCTTACGAAGTAGTCGCACTTTACGTGGCATGAAACGagctttgaaatatttataatagagCGCTGATAACGCCAAATCTGGACCCAACGATAGCTTGAAATGGCCCAAGGATCGTCTTAATACGTTTTGACGCAATTTGCGATCAGACAACAATGTACGCAATTCTTCAGGGTTTCTTGGTTCAAAATCAGCAATATTTCCATCTGTAATAAATTGTTCGTCAGAAATgagatttcaaaataatttactaaCAAACCTTCAACCAGCGTTAGAAATTCTTTGTAAAACGGCTCATAATCGAATTCATCAATCATAGGTATCACttgaaattcaatttctttGCCTTCCAGATCTTTAGCTTTTTGTAAGGCCCTTTGatacaaatttgaattaacCGGATGAGGTGTCGCTTTATCAGTAAGGTAAACCAATGTGGATGAAACCAGATTATAACCGgcattttcaaacaaatttatggACAAACGTAACATAACAGAAAAATCAGCAGCACCACCATTTCCTGCGATCCCATAGTTTACGCCAAATTCCTGTTCAGCAGTTTCCATAAATCGTAGGTAATGTTCTACTATTGATTTGGATAGTTCTCGGAGCGGTAAGAAGACCGCGCAATTTTGTGGCACAACTATATTGTCCAAACTTCTGGCTTCGTAAGGATCAGGATTCATTTCTGTATTTGCAAACACAATACCAATTAAATCGTTACTGTTTACTAGCAATCCAGATATTAAAGCTTTGCGCACAATATCCAAAGCCTCTGAAAATCTCTCATATTCTT
This genomic interval carries:
- the LOC105216634 gene encoding ATP-dependent DNA helicase 2 subunit 1, producing MASCSTNVDWNPNFDVLISDSEDDDDQAKPNYKGREALIFVVDANLYEEYERFSEALDIVRKALISGLLVNSNDLIGIVFANTEMNPDPYEARSLDNIVVPQNCAVFLPLRELSKSIVEHYLRFMETAEQEFGVNYGIAGNGGAADFSVMLRLSINLFENAGYNLVSSTLVYLTDKATPHPVNSNLYQRALQKAKDLEGKEIEFQVIPMIDEFDYEPFYKEFLTLVEDGNIADFEPRNPEELRTLLSDRKLRQNVLRRSLGHFKLSLGPDLALSALYYKYFKARFMPRKVRLLRKDNSIVQQKRVIMVRKQSEETMDIVEEHQVKQSGGWYEINLGAMPIRITPEQINRVRNLHAPGMMLLGFKPISELPENWYYKPQNFMYPNEKGVSGSKRLFRALWERCLERNKMAICLFMRKRKSIPRYVALIPVDGAAAADDTSKPLLYGDGFKIVYLPFAKHIRNIDFENWNSMQNESPEEGVKAFEKVVSKLRTTFQPNVLVDPTVEALQSNILALALNIKTDNAGLSGMPDAKRQDERIAKIIPRLNEIFGDDVEVAKKRAGSDASGASAPKVPKADTDSLKQLNYVQQLVNNDTLGGCTVAQLRDILKTHFDVQVPSKMNKQDLIARVKELIV